In Nocardioides sp. InS609-2, a single genomic region encodes these proteins:
- a CDS encoding LacI family DNA-binding transcriptional regulator, with translation MNRTVGEATDTPDEDAQGYADDAFGTIKESGMSHPELRASRAIGNQPVAPTTLADVAERAGVSRQTVSNAVNNPDLLRPDTLARVRAAIDELGYSPNRAARSLRTRSSHLIGLRFTPAQEGTANALMDRFVHSLVEATAERGYHVLLFADDDTEPLSAYDHLLRSTAVDAFIVTDTYLGAPQAAWLTGQRAPFVAFGRPWEDPDATHAWVDVDGAAGAAMATDHLLDKGHTRIAWMGWKKDSFIGEDRRAGWLHAMHSRGLSTTGLASRVEDTIGSGRGASAVLLDEAQPSAFVCASDTLAMGVLHTLTDRGLVAGRDVAVVGFDDSQVAQVVPPGLTSVRQPLEDVAVEIVQALQGLLATPPVAQPGVLLTPTLTVRGSS, from the coding sequence ATGAACCGCACGGTAGGCGAGGCCACCGACACTCCCGATGAGGACGCGCAGGGTTATGCTGACGACGCTTTTGGAACGATCAAGGAGTCGGGGATGTCGCATCCGGAGCTGAGGGCGAGCCGAGCCATCGGCAACCAACCGGTCGCCCCGACGACACTTGCTGACGTGGCCGAGCGCGCCGGCGTCTCGCGGCAGACGGTCTCCAACGCGGTGAACAACCCCGACCTCCTACGCCCCGACACCCTCGCGCGGGTGCGTGCGGCGATCGACGAGCTGGGCTACTCACCCAACCGCGCGGCCCGCAGCCTGCGCACTCGCTCCTCCCACCTGATCGGGCTCCGCTTCACGCCTGCTCAGGAGGGCACCGCCAACGCGCTGATGGACCGGTTCGTGCACTCGTTGGTCGAGGCGACGGCCGAGCGTGGCTACCACGTGCTGCTCTTCGCCGACGACGACACCGAGCCGCTGTCGGCCTACGACCACCTGCTGCGCTCGACCGCGGTCGACGCCTTCATCGTCACCGACACCTACCTGGGCGCGCCCCAAGCCGCGTGGCTCACGGGGCAGCGGGCGCCGTTCGTCGCCTTCGGCCGCCCCTGGGAGGATCCGGACGCCACCCACGCCTGGGTCGACGTCGACGGCGCGGCCGGCGCCGCGATGGCCACCGACCACCTGCTCGACAAGGGCCACACACGCATCGCCTGGATGGGCTGGAAGAAGGACTCCTTCATCGGTGAGGACCGGCGCGCCGGCTGGCTGCACGCCATGCACTCCCGCGGCCTGAGTACGACGGGGCTCGCGAGCCGGGTCGAGGACACCATCGGCAGCGGGCGTGGCGCCAGCGCCGTACTCCTCGACGAGGCCCAGCCGTCGGCGTTCGTGTGCGCCTCCGACACCCTCGCGATGGGCGTGCTGCACACCCTCACCGACCGCGGCCTGGTCGCCGGGCGCGACGTTGCCGTGGTCGGCTTCGACGACTCGCAGGTCGCCCAGGTCGTGCCACCGGGGCTCACCTCGGTGCGGCAGCCGCTCGAGGACGTCGCTGTCGAGATCGTGCAGGCCCTGCAAGGACTGCTTGCCACTCCGCCGGTCGCCCAGCCGGGAGTGCTGCTCACGCCGACGCTGACGGTGCGCGGCTCGAGCTGA
- a CDS encoding SigE family RNA polymerase sigma factor, which yields MDKDADFVEFVQARSSALLRTATLLTAGDRHAAEDLVQGALAKAYVAWWRIRRQGAQEAYVRTTMTRAAIDRTRGRARRPEVLVDEVPETTHRPAGAADVVGDRQAVWQLLASLSPRQRTVLVLRYYEDLSEAEIARTLGCSQGSVKAHASRGIAALRTAIQADEDVKEETRWTPSSRNA from the coding sequence GTGGACAAGGACGCAGACTTCGTCGAGTTCGTGCAGGCGCGCTCGTCGGCCCTGCTGCGGACCGCGACCCTGCTGACGGCCGGTGACCGGCATGCGGCAGAAGATCTCGTGCAGGGGGCCCTCGCCAAGGCGTACGTCGCGTGGTGGCGGATCCGCAGGCAAGGAGCGCAGGAGGCCTACGTCCGCACGACGATGACGCGGGCCGCGATCGACCGCACCCGTGGTCGGGCCCGCCGGCCCGAGGTGCTCGTCGACGAGGTGCCCGAGACGACGCATCGCCCAGCCGGCGCGGCAGATGTCGTTGGGGATCGCCAAGCCGTGTGGCAGCTGCTCGCCTCGCTGTCACCACGGCAGCGGACGGTCTTGGTGCTGCGCTACTACGAGGACCTCTCCGAGGCCGAGATCGCCCGGACGCTCGGTTGCAGCCAGGGCTCGGTCAAGGCCCATGCGTCGCGGGGCATCGCGGCGCTGCGCACGGCCATTCAGGCCGACGAGGACGTGAAGGAGGAGACACGATGGACACCCAGCTCGAGGAACGCATGA
- a CDS encoding class I SAM-dependent methyltransferase, translating into MLDGAIPSPNIWHHTATYELENRAADPHGLILDAMHSVTDWAGRDLLDLGCGTGFHLPLWAGTAQRVVGIEPHPDLVGLARRRTRRLENVTVMSGLAEAIPLPDASVDVAQARWAYFFGPGCEPGLAELDRVVRRGGTAFVIDNDARRSTFGGWFRRGYPMIDPDEVERFWSTHGWTRLAVDMGWRFETRADLESVVRIEFTPALADELLAAHEGTDVDYAVNVWWRRF; encoded by the coding sequence ATGCTCGACGGGGCCATCCCGAGCCCCAACATCTGGCACCACACGGCGACGTACGAGCTCGAGAACCGCGCCGCAGACCCGCACGGCCTCATCCTCGACGCGATGCATTCGGTGACGGACTGGGCCGGGCGTGACTTGCTCGACCTCGGCTGCGGCACCGGGTTCCACCTGCCCCTCTGGGCTGGTACGGCGCAGCGCGTCGTCGGCATCGAGCCGCACCCCGACCTCGTGGGGCTGGCCCGCCGTCGTACACGCAGGCTGGAGAACGTCACTGTCATGTCCGGCCTGGCCGAGGCCATTCCGCTGCCCGACGCCAGCGTCGACGTCGCGCAGGCGCGCTGGGCCTACTTCTTCGGCCCCGGCTGCGAGCCCGGGCTGGCCGAGCTCGACCGGGTCGTACGTCGCGGCGGCACCGCCTTCGTGATCGACAACGACGCGCGGCGCTCGACCTTCGGGGGCTGGTTCCGGCGCGGCTACCCGATGATCGACCCCGACGAGGTCGAGCGGTTCTGGTCGACGCACGGCTGGACCCGCCTCGCCGTCGACATGGGCTGGCGGTTCGAGACCCGGGCCGACCTCGAGAGCGTCGTACGCATCGAGTTCACGCCCGCGCTGGCCGACGAGCTCCTGGCCGCTCACGAGGGCACCGACGTCGACTACGCGGTCAACGTCTGGTGGCGCCGCTTCTGA
- a CDS encoding VOC family protein, which translates to MRLDHLSFAAGPDGLASTAQRLGELLGRDFTDGGVHPRFGTRNMTLPLSEGTYLEIVEVLDHPASDKAPFGQAVRARSLLGGGWLGWCVSVDDIHEMEQRLGREAVKGNRHRPDGTELLWKQIGVNGLISDPQLPFFIHWEVPAELHPGHGADGEYSLACLEIAGDSQRVSEWLGQSVEQPLEDVKVDWVAPNGAPGIIAAQIQTPSGLVRI; encoded by the coding sequence ATGCGCCTGGACCACCTCTCGTTCGCCGCCGGACCCGACGGCCTCGCCAGCACCGCCCAGCGCCTGGGGGAACTTCTCGGCAGGGACTTCACCGATGGTGGAGTCCACCCGCGCTTCGGCACTCGCAACATGACCCTGCCGCTCTCCGAGGGCACCTACCTCGAGATCGTCGAGGTCCTCGACCACCCCGCCTCCGACAAGGCCCCGTTCGGGCAGGCCGTGCGTGCGCGCTCACTGCTCGGTGGCGGCTGGCTCGGCTGGTGTGTGTCGGTCGACGACATCCACGAGATGGAGCAACGCCTCGGCCGTGAAGCCGTCAAGGGCAATCGGCACCGCCCCGACGGCACCGAGCTGCTGTGGAAGCAGATCGGCGTCAACGGCCTGATCAGCGACCCGCAGCTGCCGTTCTTCATCCACTGGGAGGTGCCCGCCGAGCTGCACCCCGGCCACGGCGCCGACGGTGAGTACTCCCTCGCCTGCCTCGAGATCGCCGGTGACTCCCAGCGGGTCAGCGAGTGGCTCGGCCAGTCGGTGGAGCAGCCGCTCGAGGACGTCAAGGTCGACTGGGTCGCCCCGAACGGCGCCCCCGGCATCATCGCCGCGCAGATCCAGACCCCCTCGGGTCTCGTCCGCATCTGA
- a CDS encoding Ppx/GppA phosphatase family protein: MRLGVLDIGSNTGHLLVVDAHRGAAPLPAYSHKQPLRLAEHLDAAGAVTTEGIDALTGFTAEAMSVAEDKGCEEMLAFATSAVRDAVNSDEVLAHVADRTGTVIEVLSGEDEARLTFLAVRRWFGWSAGRLAVFDIGGGSLEIAGGTNENPDVAWSLPLGAARLARQWFGSATPDDDAIRRLRRQIRADIARDAGHLLRAGRPDRAAATSKTFRSLARICGAASSGEGPLVARSLPAAALAEWIPKLRAMPPAELADLPGVSPSRAHQIVPGALVAEAVMDIFDLGELEICPWALREGVILERLDQIRVP; the protein is encoded by the coding sequence ATGCGCCTGGGCGTCCTCGACATCGGCTCCAACACGGGGCATCTGCTCGTGGTCGATGCCCACCGCGGCGCAGCCCCGCTCCCGGCGTACTCCCACAAGCAGCCGCTGCGGCTGGCCGAGCACCTCGACGCCGCCGGTGCCGTCACGACCGAGGGCATCGACGCGCTGACCGGCTTCACGGCCGAGGCGATGTCGGTCGCCGAGGACAAGGGCTGCGAGGAGATGCTCGCCTTCGCCACTTCCGCGGTGCGCGATGCCGTCAACTCCGACGAAGTGCTCGCCCATGTCGCCGACCGCACCGGCACCGTCATCGAGGTGCTGTCCGGCGAGGACGAAGCGCGGCTGACCTTCCTCGCCGTACGCCGCTGGTTCGGGTGGTCGGCCGGCCGGCTGGCCGTCTTCGACATCGGTGGCGGGTCGCTCGAGATCGCCGGCGGCACCAACGAGAACCCCGACGTCGCCTGGTCGCTGCCGCTGGGTGCAGCACGGCTGGCCCGCCAGTGGTTCGGGAGTGCGACGCCCGACGATGACGCCATCCGCCGGCTGCGGAGGCAGATCCGCGCCGACATCGCCCGCGACGCCGGGCACTTGCTGCGTGCCGGCCGGCCCGATCGAGCGGCCGCGACGTCGAAGACCTTCCGCTCCCTGGCACGCATCTGCGGGGCCGCGTCTTCAGGCGAAGGCCCGTTGGTCGCGCGCAGTCTGCCTGCTGCCGCGCTGGCCGAGTGGATCCCGAAGCTGAGGGCGATGCCGCCCGCCGAGCTTGCTGACCTGCCTGGCGTCTCGCCTAGCCGCGCCCATCAGATCGTGCCCGGCGCACTCGTCGCGGAGGCCGTCATGGACATCTTCGACCTCGGCGAGCTGGAGATCTGCCCCTGGGCGCTGCGCGAGGGCGTGATCCTCGAACGCCTCGACCAGATCAGGGTCCCGTGA
- a CDS encoding sugar phosphate isomerase/epimerase, with protein MTVSISLSTASVYPESTAHAFGYAASLGYDAIEVMVGIDSLSQQKTAVGQLSEHHGLPVVAVHAPCLLFTQRVWGTEPWGKLERSAEMAAELGASTVVVHPPFRWQKEYAAGFVDGIAALEVSTGIAFAVENMYPWRASSRPRVSKAMEMYVPGWDPSEESYAHMTLDLSHASIAGSDVIAMADRMGKRLKHVHLTDGVGTAKDEHLVPGRGTTGAADFLAHLAAARFDGQIVVEINTRRCTTRAEREADLRESLEFARAHFAVPAR; from the coding sequence GTGACCGTCTCCATCAGCCTCTCGACCGCCTCGGTCTACCCCGAGTCGACGGCGCACGCCTTCGGGTACGCCGCCTCCCTCGGCTATGACGCGATCGAGGTGATGGTCGGCATCGACTCGCTCTCGCAGCAGAAGACCGCGGTCGGCCAGCTCTCCGAGCACCACGGCCTGCCCGTCGTCGCGGTGCACGCACCCTGCCTGCTGTTCACCCAACGGGTCTGGGGCACCGAACCCTGGGGCAAGCTGGAACGCTCCGCCGAGATGGCGGCCGAGCTCGGCGCCTCGACGGTCGTCGTACACCCGCCGTTTCGCTGGCAGAAGGAGTACGCCGCCGGCTTCGTCGACGGCATCGCTGCCCTGGAGGTGTCGACGGGCATCGCCTTCGCAGTCGAGAACATGTACCCGTGGCGTGCCTCCTCGCGACCGCGCGTCTCGAAGGCGATGGAGATGTACGTCCCCGGCTGGGACCCCTCCGAGGAGTCCTACGCCCACATGACCCTCGACCTCTCCCACGCCTCCATCGCCGGCTCCGACGTGATCGCGATGGCCGACCGGATGGGCAAGCGGCTGAAGCACGTGCACCTCACCGACGGCGTCGGCACGGCGAAGGACGAGCACCTCGTGCCCGGCCGCGGCACCACCGGCGCCGCCGACTTCCTCGCCCACCTGGCCGCGGCCCGTTTCGACGGCCAGATCGTGGTCGAGATCAACACCCGCCGCTGCACCACCCGAGCCGAACGCGAGGCTGACCTGCGCGAGTCCCTCGAGTTCGCCCGCGCGCACTTCGCGGTCCCCGCCCGGTAG
- a CDS encoding TetR family transcriptional regulator, producing the protein MPARARPASRGRRPGAPDTRAAVLKAAQASFAEKGFRGTTIRGVATGAGVDPALVHHYFGTKDDLFLAALEIPIDPRVVVAPVVAGGPDGAAERFLTAFLSVWDDPEVRPSLLAVARAVMDPAGHRLLSDGFLPVVIEPIGVALGIDRPEHRMSLVASQVIGLILMRYVLQVEPLASMSGEQVVATYAPTIQRYLTGPLP; encoded by the coding sequence ATGCCAGCTCGCGCTCGACCCGCGTCGAGGGGCCGTCGCCCGGGCGCCCCCGACACCCGCGCCGCGGTGCTGAAAGCGGCGCAGGCGTCGTTCGCCGAGAAGGGTTTCCGGGGTACGACGATCCGCGGCGTCGCCACGGGCGCCGGCGTCGATCCGGCGCTGGTGCACCACTACTTCGGCACCAAGGACGACCTGTTCCTGGCCGCGCTCGAGATACCCATCGACCCCCGGGTCGTCGTGGCACCTGTCGTTGCCGGCGGACCCGACGGCGCGGCCGAGCGGTTCCTCACCGCGTTCCTCTCGGTGTGGGACGACCCGGAGGTGCGGCCCTCATTGCTGGCGGTGGCGAGAGCGGTGATGGATCCCGCGGGGCACCGGTTGCTGAGTGACGGCTTCTTGCCAGTCGTCATCGAACCCATCGGGGTGGCGCTCGGCATCGACCGGCCTGAGCACCGGATGTCGCTGGTGGCCAGCCAGGTGATCGGGCTGATCCTGATGCGCTACGTGCTGCAGGTCGAGCCGCTCGCATCGATGAGCGGAGAGCAGGTGGTGGCGACGTACGCCCCGACGATCCAGCGCTACCTCACGGGCCCCCTGCCCTGA
- a CDS encoding Gmad2 immunoglobulin-like domain-containing protein, with amino-acid sequence MPIVTQVKVHQPVKNQLVGRGFVVAGVGAGFEGTIGLRVLDSRGLELATGSAQSAGGMTGIGEFSATLEMASPPRNGTTVTLQAFGDNPGLPDEGPAPGFDLVEVPVIVFPGLRGWLLYRVVRGDTLSSIRRQLRPFTKATVAHIVAANPRIDDPDVIRVGWKLRVPQLD; translated from the coding sequence ATGCCGATCGTCACTCAGGTGAAGGTCCACCAGCCTGTCAAGAACCAGCTCGTCGGCCGCGGGTTCGTGGTCGCGGGCGTCGGTGCGGGCTTCGAGGGCACGATCGGGTTGCGCGTCCTCGACTCCCGCGGCCTCGAGCTCGCCACCGGCTCGGCCCAGTCGGCCGGTGGGATGACCGGGATCGGCGAGTTCAGCGCAACGCTGGAGATGGCGTCCCCACCCCGCAACGGCACGACCGTCACCCTCCAGGCGTTCGGCGACAACCCCGGGCTCCCCGACGAGGGACCGGCACCGGGATTCGACCTCGTCGAGGTGCCGGTCATCGTGTTCCCGGGCCTGCGTGGCTGGTTGCTCTACCGCGTGGTCCGCGGCGACACGCTCTCGTCGATCCGCCGCCAGCTCCGTCCGTTCACGAAGGCGACCGTTGCCCACATCGTCGCCGCAAATCCGCGGATCGACGACCCAGACGTCATCAGGGTGGGGTGGAAGCTGCGGGTGCCGCAGCTCGACTGA
- a CDS encoding ABC transporter ATP-binding protein, translated as MMNNVIEVHDLLVVRSGRDVLPGISLDVTPGVTGLLGPSGCGKSTLMRSIVGVQQVRSGTVTILGTPAGDSTLRDRVGYVTQAASVYDDLSIAENLRFFARVLGIGTAGIDDAIGAVDLAGHRDQTVGTLSGGQRSRASLAVALLGKPDVLVLDEPTVGLDPVLRRDLWALFHRLADAGTAVLVSSHVMDEADRCDRLLLMRDGQIIADGTPAEIKQRSGSDDIEAAFLKIVEAA; from the coding sequence ATGATGAATAACGTCATCGAAGTACACGACCTGCTCGTCGTCCGCAGCGGCCGTGACGTACTCCCCGGCATCTCCCTCGACGTCACCCCCGGTGTGACCGGCCTGCTCGGCCCGAGCGGCTGCGGCAAGTCGACGCTGATGCGCTCGATCGTCGGCGTGCAGCAGGTCCGCAGCGGGACCGTCACCATCCTCGGCACGCCCGCCGGGGACAGCACGCTGCGCGACCGCGTCGGCTACGTCACCCAGGCCGCCAGCGTGTACGACGACCTCTCGATCGCCGAGAACCTCCGCTTCTTCGCCCGGGTGCTGGGCATCGGCACGGCCGGGATCGACGATGCGATCGGCGCCGTCGACCTGGCCGGCCACCGCGACCAGACCGTCGGCACGCTCAGCGGAGGCCAGCGGTCGAGGGCCAGCCTCGCGGTCGCGCTGCTCGGCAAGCCCGACGTGCTCGTCCTCGACGAACCAACCGTCGGCCTCGACCCGGTGCTTCGCCGCGACCTGTGGGCGCTCTTCCACCGCCTCGCCGACGCCGGCACCGCGGTGCTCGTGTCGAGCCACGTCATGGACGAGGCCGACCGCTGCGACCGGCTGCTGCTGATGCGCGACGGCCAGATCATCGCCGACGGCACACCTGCGGAGATCAAGCAACGGTCCGGCTCCGACGACATCGAGGCCGCGTTCCTGAAAATTGTGGAGGCGGCATGA
- a CDS encoding ABC transporter permease — protein sequence MNPRITLAVAGRVLTQIRRDHRTLAMLVVLPTLLMTLLWWMFNDTPGGTFSRVGPGLLALFPFIVMFLVTSVTTLRERSSGTLERLLAMPMGRLDFLLGFAVAFGLVAAVQSALAVGVSVGLLGLDITGPVWLLTTVAVADAVLGTALGLFVSAFAQTEFQAVQFMPAVVVPQILLCGLFVPRPQLPDVLETISDVLPLSYAVDAMQHLVSSASSGEVWQDVAIVACFAVAGLGLGAVTLRRRTA from the coding sequence ATGAACCCCCGGATCACTCTCGCCGTAGCCGGCCGGGTACTCACCCAGATCCGGCGCGACCACCGCACCCTCGCGATGCTCGTCGTGCTCCCGACGCTGCTGATGACCCTGTTGTGGTGGATGTTCAACGACACCCCGGGCGGCACGTTCAGCCGGGTGGGTCCGGGCCTGCTCGCCCTCTTCCCCTTCATCGTGATGTTCCTCGTCACCAGCGTCACGACCCTGCGCGAACGTTCCAGCGGCACCCTCGAACGCCTCCTCGCGATGCCGATGGGGCGCCTCGACTTCCTCCTCGGCTTTGCCGTGGCATTCGGGCTGGTCGCCGCGGTCCAGTCGGCCCTCGCGGTCGGCGTCAGCGTCGGGCTGCTCGGGCTCGACATCACCGGCCCGGTCTGGCTGCTCACCACCGTGGCCGTCGCAGACGCGGTGCTCGGCACGGCGCTGGGTCTGTTCGTCAGCGCGTTCGCGCAGACGGAGTTCCAGGCGGTGCAGTTCATGCCGGCGGTCGTGGTGCCGCAGATCCTGCTGTGCGGGCTGTTCGTCCCGCGGCCCCAGCTGCCCGACGTACTCGAGACGATCAGCGACGTCCTGCCCCTTTCGTATGCCGTCGACGCGATGCAGCACCTGGTGTCGAGTGCGAGCTCCGGCGAGGTGTGGCAGGACGTCGCGATCGTCGCGTGCTTCGCGGTCGCCGGCCTTGGCCTTGGTGCTGTCACCTTGCGGAGACGTACGGCGTAA
- a CDS encoding proline dehydrogenase family protein, which yields MSLLRQPILLLARSEQVKKLISTMPVSSGIVASYVPGESTGSAADATAGLVEDGLTATLDFLGEDVLDAGQADATVAAYKDLLEQLAARGLSRKAEVSVKLSAVGQFLPDSGHKIALENARAICRAARNAGTTVTLDMEDHKTTDSTLQILRELRKDFPETGAVLQASLFRTEADCKALAYEGSRVRLCKGAYLEPEEVAFQSRVEIDKSYVRCLKVLLAGDGYPMIATHDPRMVQIGSSLASRYGRAQGTYEFQMLYGIRPEEQKRLAESGETVRVYIPYGTEWYGYLMRRLAEKPQNLAMFVRSLVSKK from the coding sequence ATGTCGTTGCTCCGTCAGCCGATCCTGCTGCTCGCCCGGTCGGAACAGGTCAAGAAGCTCATCTCCACGATGCCCGTCTCGTCCGGCATCGTGGCCAGCTACGTCCCCGGTGAGAGCACCGGGTCGGCGGCCGACGCGACAGCGGGGCTCGTCGAGGACGGCCTCACCGCGACGCTCGACTTCCTCGGCGAGGACGTGCTCGACGCCGGGCAGGCCGACGCGACCGTGGCGGCGTACAAGGACCTTCTCGAGCAGCTCGCCGCGCGCGGTCTGTCGCGCAAGGCCGAGGTCAGCGTGAAGCTGTCGGCGGTGGGTCAGTTCCTGCCCGACAGCGGCCACAAGATCGCCCTCGAGAACGCCCGCGCCATCTGCCGGGCGGCCCGCAACGCCGGCACCACGGTCACCCTCGACATGGAGGACCACAAGACCACCGACTCGACGCTGCAGATCCTCCGCGAGCTGCGCAAGGACTTCCCCGAGACCGGTGCCGTGCTGCAGGCCTCGCTCTTCCGCACCGAGGCCGACTGCAAGGCGCTGGCCTACGAGGGCTCGCGGGTGCGGCTGTGCAAGGGCGCCTACCTCGAGCCCGAGGAGGTCGCGTTCCAGTCGCGCGTCGAGATCGACAAGTCCTACGTGCGCTGCCTCAAGGTCCTGCTGGCCGGCGACGGCTACCCGATGATCGCCACCCACGACCCGCGGATGGTGCAGATCGGGTCCAGCCTCGCCAGCCGCTACGGCCGTGCCCAGGGCACCTACGAGTTCCAGATGCTCTACGGGATCCGTCCCGAGGAGCAGAAGCGGCTGGCCGAGAGCGGCGAGACCGTGCGCGTCTACATCCCCTACGGCACCGAGTGGTACGGCTACCTCATGCGTCGCCTGGCCGAGAAGCCGCAGAATCTCGCCATGTTCGTCCGCTCCCTGGTCTCGAAGAAGTAG